The genomic segment GCTTGGGCTCCTCGAGCGCGGCTGTCCAGCGCGGTAGCGCCTACGACCGGGCGAGGCGTCCGTCGATGCCCGTGGTGAGGCTGCATCTGGTCCGGCTCCCGGCGGGGGAACCGCGGACGCGGCGGTCCGGACAGTGTGGCAGGCCGATCCGGGGTTGTGGCCCCCTGGTGCGGCTGATGTCACATTTCCCGGTGTTTTCCCTTGCCGGACGGGCTTTTAGCAAGACGTCCGTCCGGATTGGGAAGCCCTGCCCTAAGGTGGTCTCCATGCAGGTGCGCCAGTTGGCCGTGCGGGATTGCTATGAGTTCACCCCGCGTCAATTCCCCGATCACCGCGGTCTGTTCACCGCGCCGTTCCAGGAAGCGGTGTTCCGGGAGACCGTCGGCCACCCGCTCCACCTGGCGCAGACCAACTACAGCTACTCCCGGCGCGGCACCATCCGCGGCATCCACTTCGCCGACACCCCGCCGGGGCAGGCGAAGTACGTGCAGTGCCTGCGTGGCTCGCTGCTGGACGTGGTGGTCGACCTCCGCGTCGGCTCGCCGACCTTCGGCCGCTGGGACTCGGTGCGGCTGGACGCGAAGAGCCTGAGCGCGATCTACGTGGCCGAGGGCGTCGGCCACAGCTTCATCGCGCTCGAGGACGACACCGCGATGACCTACCAGTGCTCCACCGAGTTCAACCCCGCCGCCGAGCACGGGGCGAAC from the Amycolatopsis magusensis genome contains:
- a CDS encoding dTDP-4-dehydrorhamnose 3,5-epimerase family protein; the protein is MQVRQLAVRDCYEFTPRQFPDHRGLFTAPFQEAVFRETVGHPLHLAQTNYSYSRRGTIRGIHFADTPPGQAKYVQCLRGSLLDVVVDLRVGSPTFGRWDSVRLDAKSLSAIYVAEGVGHSFIALEDDTAMTYQCSTEFNPAAEHGANPLDPALGLPWPTDIEPILSEKDRVAPTLAQLAAEGRLPSYDACVARYEELRGAISSS